In Gemmatimonadaceae bacterium, the genomic window CAACCCGAGAGCTCTCCCGGTACTTCGCCCACTTCTCGTGCGCCTCGGTGCCGACCGCCTTCAGCGTCACGAACGCGGCCGCCTCGCCATCGTCGTACTGCAGCGACACCAGGCAACTCGCCCCGGGCTTGTAGCGCGTGTAGGTCATGCGCGGCGCGCCCGCCGGCGGGTCGGGCAGCATTGCGGCCACCAGCGCGGCCGCCGCCTCGACGTCCAGCACCGTGGCGAGGCCGGGAAGCGCGCGGTCGCGCACGGCGACGACGCGGTCAGATGGCGAGAGCATGTGTCACCGGGAGGGGAACGGGGGAATCGGGCATGCGGGAGGCGTGTTCGCGATACCAGGCCGCGAAGGCGCCGCCCGACCGGAGCAGCACGTCGGGGGCACCCTGCTCGACGATCCCGCCATCGCCCACCACCAGCACGCGGTCTGCGCGCGCCGCCATGTGCAGCGCATGCGTGATCAGCAGCGTCGTGCGCCCCTTGGTCAGCCGCAGGATCGCCTCGCTCACCAGGCGCTCGTTCTCGTCGTCCAGGCCCACCGTCGGCTCGTCCAGCACCAGCATCGGCGTGGCGCGCAGCACCGCACGGGCGATGGCGATCCGCTGCCGCTGCCCGTTGGACAGCGTCACGCCCCGCTCGCCGACGCGCGAGTCCAGCCCGTCCGGCATCGCACGCACGAACGCATCGGCACTGGCCACCCGCAGCGCCATGTCGAGCAGGGCGTCATCCACGCGGGTGGCACCGAGCGTGAGGTTGTCGCGCACGGTGCCGGCGAACAGCACCGTGTCCTGCAGCACGATCCCCACCTGCGCGCGCAGCGAGCTCACGGTCACGTCCCGCACGTCGATGCCATCCACCAGCACACTCCCCGCCGTCGGTTCATAGAGCCGCAGCAGGAGGTTCGCGATGGTGGACTTGCCGGCACCCGAGGCCCCCACGATCGCCACCAGTTCGCCGGCCTCGATCCGGAACGACGTGTCGGACAGCACCGTGCGGCCGCCGGGATACGCGAACGAGAGGTTGCGGAACTCGATCGTCCCCCGGAACGGCGGTGCGGCCACGGCACCTGGACTGTCACCGATGCCGATCTCGTGGTCCATCACCTCCAGCACGCGCTCCGCCGCCGCCGTGGCCTTGCCGAGGCGCCCGGTGTACTTCGCGAAGCTCTGCAGTGGCTTGAACGCCGCCTTCAGGTACGACACGAACACCACCAGCTCGCCGGCCGACATCGTGCCACGCATCACCCGCAGCGTCCCCTGCCAGAGCAACACGCCGGTGGAGATGGCGATCAGCACGTCCACGCTGCGCTCGAGCCCCGCCGACAGCCGCTTGGCCTGCACGCCCTGGCTGGCACTCTTCGTGTTCTGGCGTGTGAACGCTTTGCCCAGCACCTCCTCCAGCGAGAGGGCCTGCACGGTCTTGATGGCCGAGAACGACTCGGCCACCGTGGCCGCGATCGCCCCCTCGCGCTGGCGCTGCGCCCGCGAGACCTCGCGGATCGAGCGATGCGTGCGCGCCCAGCGCAGGAGGAAGAAGGGCAGCGGCACCAGCGCCAGCGCCGTCAGCGACGGCTGCATCCAGAACATCATGCCGAGCATGCCCACCAGCATGCCGGCGTCGGCGGCCAGCGGCAGCGCCGCCGTCAGCGCCACGTCCTGCAGCATGCCCACGTCGCTGGTGAGCCGCACCGTGAGGTCACCGGTGCGGGCCGCCGTGTGGAACGACAGCGGCAGCAACTGCAGCCGGCGATAGAGCGAGGCGCGCAGCGAGGCGAGCACGCGGTTGGCGGCGAGTGCCAGCGCCACCGTCTGCACGTATCCGCTCACGGCCCGCAGGGCGACCACCAGCAGCAGCGCCACGGCGGCCGACAACGCGAGCTGCTCCACCGGCAGGGCCGGCACCCAGCGCGTGGTGTGCGCCGTGGTGCCGGGCAGCAACTGGTCGAAGATCAGCTTGAGCGGCCACGGCTCCAGCGCGCGCAACGCCACCTCGCCCAGCAGCGCGACGGCGCCGACCAGCAACGTCCATCGTTCCCGCCGGAGCGGTTCCCGCACATGGCGCGCCAGCCGGAGCATCGCCCAGCGATCGATGCGGCGGCTCATGCGCTCACCCGCGTGGCCTGCTGCGCACGGCAGGCCCGGCCCAGCATGCGCGCCACCACGGCGTCCCACGTGCGCGTCGCCATCGCCTCGCACCGGCCTGCCTCGCCCAGCGCGCGACGCCGTGCGGGGTCCGCATGCAGCGCGAGGCACGCGTCCACGCAGGCCCCGACGTCGCCCGGCGGCACCAGCACCCCGGTGCGCCCCTGGTCGATCAGCGACGGGATCTGCCCGATGTCGCTGGCCACCACCGCGATGCCGGCGGCCATGTACTCCACCACCTTGAGCGGCGAGAAATAGAACGGGGCATCCGCCGGATACGGCGCCAGCGCCACGTCCATGCGCGCCAGCCACGGCCCGACCCACTCCGGCGGTACGGCCCCGGCGAACTCCACCGCGCCGGCGTCGTGCGCCGCACCGAGTGTCGCCTGCAGCGCGCCGCGCTCCGGGCCATCACCCACCACCAGCAGCCGTGCCGACGGGAGCTGCGCCTGCACCCCGGCGAACACCGCCGCCAGCGTCTCGATGCCGTGCCACGGCTTGAGCGTGCCGAGAAAGCCGATCGTGAACGGCTCGTCGGCCTGCCGCTCGATCCCGGCGAACCGCACCGGGTCGAAACCGTTCGCCTCCACCACCGCATCCGTGCGACGGCGCGGGAAGCCGTTCACGTACGCCGCCACCTCGTGCGACACCGCCACGATGCTGGACGCCGCCGCGAACACCTCGGACGCCACCCGTTCCGCCCCCTCGCGATCGGCGAGCGACCGGTGCGTGGCCTGCTCCTCGATCAGCGGCGCATTCACCTCCAGGATGCCCGGCACGCCATGTGCCCGGGCATACTGCATCCCGGCCGCACTCCAGAGG contains:
- a CDS encoding glycosyltransferase family 4 protein, giving the protein MRIAYVCMDAGIPVFGRKGASVHVQGVIAAMLRAGHEVQLFCARVGADAPQWAAQVAVHQVTVPAAADAGSSSRWIAAVNESLVDALNARGHFDVVYERYSLWSAAGMQYARAHGVPGILEVNAPLIEEQATHRSLADREGAERVASEVFAAASSIVAVSHEVAAYVNGFPRRRTDAVVEANGFDPVRFAGIERQADEPFTIGFLGTLKPWHGIETLAAVFAGVQAQLPSARLLVVGDGPERGALQATLGAAHDAGAVEFAGAVPPEWVGPWLARMDVALAPYPADAPFYFSPLKVVEYMAAGIAVVASDIGQIPSLIDQGRTGVLVPPGDVGACVDACLALHADPARRRALGEAGRCEAMATRTWDAVVARMLGRACRAQQATRVSA
- a CDS encoding ABC transporter ATP-binding protein; this encodes MSRRIDRWAMLRLARHVREPLRRERWTLLVGAVALLGEVALRALEPWPLKLIFDQLLPGTTAHTTRWVPALPVEQLALSAAVALLLVVALRAVSGYVQTVALALAANRVLASLRASLYRRLQLLPLSFHTAARTGDLTVRLTSDVGMLQDVALTAALPLAADAGMLVGMLGMMFWMQPSLTALALVPLPFFLLRWARTHRSIREVSRAQRQREGAIAATVAESFSAIKTVQALSLEEVLGKAFTRQNTKSASQGVQAKRLSAGLERSVDVLIAISTGVLLWQGTLRVMRGTMSAGELVVFVSYLKAAFKPLQSFAKYTGRLGKATAAAERVLEVMDHEIGIGDSPGAVAAPPFRGTIEFRNLSFAYPGGRTVLSDTSFRIEAGELVAIVGASGAGKSTIANLLLRLYEPTAGSVLVDGIDVRDVTVSSLRAQVGIVLQDTVLFAGTVRDNLTLGATRVDDALLDMALRVASADAFVRAMPDGLDSRVGERGVTLSNGQRQRIAIARAVLRATPMLVLDEPTVGLDDENERLVSEAILRLTKGRTTLLITHALHMAARADRVLVVGDGGIVEQGAPDVLLRSGGAFAAWYREHASRMPDSPVPLPVTHALAI